One Apteryx mantelli isolate bAptMan1 chromosome 17, bAptMan1.hap1, whole genome shotgun sequence genomic window, CCTGGCCACGGGGCTCAACGACGGGCAGATCAAAGTCTGGGAGGTGCAGACAGGTGAGCAGCCCCTTCTGACTCTGGGAACGGGCACAGTGGTGGGACCTGCGGCCCGGGATGAGTTCAGCCCAGCTCTCCGTCCTGCTGGTATCTGCCCTTGCTCCCTTTTGGAAGGAGATCCTGTCTccatccttcccttccccggAATATTTCCTGGGGGTGAGTGGGAGCCACTGCCCTCTCCCAAGGGGGACAGCCTGCGCGTGAGGGGCCCGGCCTCGTTCCCTGTGGCAAGACGGTGCTGAGCACGGCCCCTCTCTGCAGGACACCTGCTCTTCAGCCTCTTGGGGCACCAGGACGTTGTCAGAGACTTGAGCTTTGCTCCCAATGGAAGCCTTATCCTGGTTTCTGCCTCGCGGGACAAGACGTTGCGTGTCTGGGACCTCAGCAGAGATGGTAGGAGCCAGCTGGGGCATCCCCCAGTCCAAGGGCACCCGCGTTTGATGCTGGACTCTACTGtggtggaggagaggggagaaaactgtCTCTGGGTGGGGAGACAGCGGGAGAGGATCTTCGGGGACAACAGTTGAGGCAGAAGGGGAGAGTCCTGCAACACAGAGCAGAACCTCCCCCTCCAAAATGGGACCCGCGATGCAGGAGGGGGCTGCAAATAAACGAGAGGGTTTGGGATCAGCACGGGGAAACATCCAGCCCGACACACGTTTCCCCTtgggaaaggggtggggggagcacgCGGGGGCcgggcccagccctgtccctcgcgctcccctctgGTGACTCGCGTGTCTGCTGTCCCCAGGGCGGCAGGTACAGGTGCTGGCAGGCCACGTGCAGTGGGTCTATTGCTGCTCCATCTCCCCAGACTGCAGCATGCTCTGCTCCGCTGCCGGAGAGAAGTCGGTGAGTCCCGGAGGATGGGAGCCGCTCCGGCGTCCCACCGAATCCAGCGCTCCCTTCGGCCCTCTGCGTCCCGTGCTTGTTCGCCTGGCCCTCGCGTCCCCAGGGCTACCCTGCGTCCCAGCCAGACCCCAGCTTGCAGCAGGGCACCTGGGGCGCAAACGGCGCTCGGGCCTGAATCCGGGTGCCGGAGGCCCCCCTTGTGCAGGCTGAGGTGGGCAAGAGCAGGTCGGCTCCTGCGAGGCACGGTGGTTGGAGCGGGAAGGCGAGAGCCACCCTCACTCCTTGGCTCCTGGGACTGGCCAGCACCGTCCCACCATCTCCCCATGCTGCTGGTGGGCTCTGCCCAGGTCCTGGGGGAGGATACTGGGCTGGGCCCGGGGATGCTGGGAGGAGCCGTGTCCTGCTCAGCAGCTGGGATGTGGCAGGGAGGAGATGCTTGGAGTGGTCCCAGGTCTTTTCAACGCAGCTGTTTCAAGCAGCCGCGCTGGCTTCGTCTCCTCCATCGGGCTGTCCCAGGTCCGTGTGTCCCAGAGCTGGCGGGAGCagggcccctctgctcctgcctgcGCAGGACTTATCGTGGCCCTCGTTGCCGTGCCCCGCAGGCGCTGCTGTGGAGCATGCGGTCGTACACGCTCATCCGGAGGCTGGAGGGGCACCAGAGCAGCGTGGTGTCGTGCGACTTCTCGCCGGACTCGGCGCTCCTTGTCACCGCTTCCTACGACGCCTGCGTCATCATGTGGGACCCCTACACGGGGGAGCAGCTGAGGACGCTGCGGTACGGAGCTGGGGGGCTGCGGGCGACCGACCTGTGCTCTGGGTGGGGGTTTGCTGGGGCCGAGCCGGAGGGTGGCTCTGACTTGCTGGGGTTGGCTCCTCTGCCGGCCCCAGCGCACGGGGCCCGCGGCAGCCTGGCGCTGACTCGCTGAGCTTGTTCTCTCCTCAGCCACGTCCCCTTGCACTCGGTGCTGGACTACAGCAGCGACGTCCACACCAGCTCCCTGCGGTCGGTGTGCTTCTCCCCTGAGGGCTTGTACCTGGCCACGGTGGCAGATGACAGGTAAGTCGGTCTTACCTGAGGCTCTGAAGACTTTGGGGTCTTCAGAGGGGAGAGGGTCCCAAGAGGACGCACCAAAAAGCACCTCAAAGTGGGGAGCAGACCATGCGTGGGATGTCCCCACCAACTCGTTGAGAGCCCTGATGGCACAGGGGGAAAGGACGGGCTACTTGGGGCACTGCTGGTTCACTGGCAAGGAGTAGCAAGGTGAGGACTTGCAATGTGTTGGTGGGGACATGGCATGCCTTGCTGTGGTGTTGTGAGACCTCTGTGATGCTTAAAGGTCCACGGGGAAAGACCTACTCCAGAACTGCACGTGTTCAGGTGAACCTGAAGGCCTTGTTTTAGCTTCAGGCACCCTGTGGATTCAGTCCTAGCATTGCgtccccttcctttctctttaggCTCCTGAGGATCTGGGCTTTGGAGCTGAGATCTCCCGTTGCGTTTGCTCCCATGACCAACGGCTTGTGTTGCATGTACTTTCCACACGGCGGCTTCATTGCCACGGGGTGCGTATGTCTGCTGGAGGGAGCACCGGGCACGTTGAACTGCACTTGGCAGGGGGGAAAGAGCAGAGAAACACATGGTTGCTCCCCTCCTTCTGCCGCTCTGGCTCTGCTCAGCAAATTTGGGGTCCCCTGGTGCGACCAAGAAAGGGCTTCCCTCTCATGGCCTGTTCTGGTGTCTCATTGCAGGACCAGAGATGGCCACGTCCAGTTCTGGACCGCTCCAAGGGTCCTCTCATCACTAAAGCACTTGTGTCGCAAAGCTCTGCGCACCTTCCTAACGACGTACCAGGTCCTGGCGCTCCCCATTCCCAGGAAGCTGAAGGAGTTCCTCACCTACAGGACCTTTTAAGGCAGCGTAGACACCAGAGACACGGAGGCAAGAGGCCTCCGTCTcttgggagagctgggcctggaTCGGAGGAGGCACTGTAGCAATGACGTCTGGCAGATCTGTGAGCCACAGCACCAGAAGGACTGTTATTCCCCTTGTTTTGGGGCTATGTCTGTGAATGTGGAGGTTATTTTTGCTGTAATAATAACTAGAACCCACCAAAAATGCATGCAGAGGGCGAGGGGCAGAGCGCAGCCCCCCGGGGACAGCTCTGGTGGCCCCGCAGGGCACACAGGGGACGTGGCTCTCCCCCCACTGCCTGCAAGTTTGGGGTCTGGTGCTTTTGCTTCCGGTGCGATGTCGTGGGTTGAAGGTTAGCTGGCGCGGTCCAAGCGGAGCATTTGTTGTTAGTGGGAACGGGGGGCTACAACTACCCTCCCCCAAACCGACCCTTGCGAGGACCAGCTTGTACCTTCGGTCCCAGAGCGGGGCAGGCTCTGTCATTCTCAAGGTCCGGACAAACCTGAGCAGGTCTCTGCGGAGTAGAGGGCGGCGATGACAATAAATATTGTTCCTCACTTCCTTCCTCTTTGCTCCTAAAGCCGCTCCAGGTGCCGCCAGCAGGCGATGGGGATACGTGGCGGGGCAGGCTCCGGTGGGCTGGGGCGCAGAGGTGCCGGCGCAGCTGGGCTCTGCGCCGTGGGTGCCAAGCGATGGGTGACGGACCGGTAAATGTTCAGTGATGGGCACCGGGGAGGCTCGGTCCTTGCGCGTGGCCGTGAAAGAGGAAGTCGGGACACGGTGCTTCGTGCAGCCCACCCTGCTcttctctgctgctttctctcCACCCGTGGCTGCTCCTGGAGCTCCACGCTCCAGCAGGTCTCCAGCAGCACATGCCTCGCGTCCTGGCATGTTGTGCGTGACGCACGCTGGTGTGCCTGTCCCATTCCAGCTCGGCTGGTGACAGCACGTGCTTTCAGTCCCCTGAAGTGTTAGCAGACTCGCTCCGTGCAAAGCCCAAGGCTGACCCCAAGTGATGGGGAAGACGCCTCCTATGAATAGCTCCTGGGGACGTCTTCTCCTGCGGAAGGCTAAACCCAGCAGCTGCTGAGGGAAACGTCCCCGCAGAGCCAAAACGTGGTTAAGGAGTTGGAGAAAAGCtcacagcagcaagaggaagctgGTGTCTTCCTAACGCTCAGAGGGGAAGATTTGACCTACAAGCGCGTTCCCATGTGCTGCGGCAGCCCTGGGAGAGGGACGCAGCAGAAAAAGGGACATCAGGAGCAGAGCTTGCCATCGCTGTCACCTGCTGCCCCTCTGTGGGAAGCTCTTAGGGCTCATGCCACCCACCAGCGGGGAAACTCCCTCTTTAAAGACAAGAGGTCTCACTTTTGCTTTGCGAGACTGTCGTTGCAATGAACCGCCCTGTCCCCGCTCGCCTTGCTCCGCACGGCCGCTCAGCGACGCGAtggcgcccgccgcccgctgAGCGCGCGAGAGGCCGGGGCACCAGCTTTGCATACAGGTGACGGCAGCTGGACTTTGGCCTCGGCGGCCGCAACGCTGACTCCCCGCTGCCGAGGAGGAGAGCGGCGGCAGCTGCCTCGAAGCCGGCCCGCGGCGCGCAGGCAGCACAGTTAAGCTCCGCTGAGCCGTGCGACGAGGTCAGCGGGTTTGCGCTGGCGCCGTGCTCTTCCCCTCGCCCAAAGACCGCCGGCGCCTTGGCAATGGTGCGTGTCCTTTGCTAAGGACGGATGCGGGCTGAGGCTCAGCTGCCTCCCGTCAGCCCGCGTTCCCGGTACGGCGGAGAAAAGACCAACGCAACCTGCTCGGCTTCAGTGTCTGCATTTCCTGGCGAAGCCTAGAAACAACGCGGCCCATCTCTCCCACCCCGGCTGCGGGCAGGAGGCTtgtgaaaagggaaaaggaaaggaaaaaaggacacAAAAAGCTACTTTCTCTGGAGGCAGGTCAGGGCACGATGGTCCCCTCGAGCTTCTGCTGAGGATTGCAGACAAGGATGCTTCGCCCCTCCGCGGGGAACGGCCGGCCCCCACCCCGGCAGGGCTTAGGCTTCGGCCACGATCAGGTCCCTGGTGACTTGGAAAGCCGCGATGAGGGAGCTCAGCTGAATCTTTTCGCTCGTCCCAGCAGCCAGCCGGTACCTGGAGCAGGAGGAAAGGGGCCGGTTTAAGTCCGCAGCAGCGTCGGCGTCCCGCCAAAGCGACCgctctgcctgggagaggccGAACGAAGAGCAGTGCCCGGCGCGTGCCGGCGGGGATGCGTGGGGAGCGCTCGCAGCCCTCCcgcccgggcggcgccgcggccgcttaCTCGATCTCTGCCATCTTGATCAGCAGCTGGATGCGGACCGAGGGCGGGAAATCGACTGCGGAGAGAAGGAGACGGCGCCAGTTAGCGCGGCCCGGAGCGATGCCCGtcccaccctgccctgccggcacTGCCGCCCCGGGATGCGGTGCAGTGTGGAGTCCTGCTGCCCTTCCGCATGAGCCCAGCTTTCAAAGCTGCAGGATGGGAGGTCGAGAGAAACTTCTCCGGAGAAGCCCTGGAGCAAAGGGTAGTTTCCCTTTCGTGCTTTGCTCGAGGCTCTGCGGAGGAGGCAGCCTGGACCAGCCGCAGCGGCGCTGCTGAATGCGACGTCTCAGCGCCGCCGCCGTCGGAGCAAGGGCTTCACCGAGAGGAGCCGAGCCCGCGGGCCCTCACCTCTGTGCACGAACAGGTGAATCTCCGTGAGGATGTCGTGCAGGGCCAAGCCCTTCAGCGTCTTCAGCTCCGTGATTTCTGAGACGGGCACGAGTGAAGGCGTTTCCTTGCCCGGGTTTCCCCGCCACCCCCGCGACCGCCCCGGTGGGGAGCCAGAGCCTCCCCGGCGAGCAGCGTGGCACGAAGAGCCCGGGGGGCAACGGGAGGGGAAGCGCTGGAATAGAGGAGGATTTATAGCGACGGGGATTAAACTCAAGGCAGGGGGGAATTAGCAGGAACTAAGGCTCTGCTTGAGCAAGCATCGCCGCGGCCCTCGCTCGGCCTTCGAGGCAGCGCTGGTCGGACGAGGGCTGTGCAAGGCTGAGAGAAAAGGATACTCCGGTAGGCAGTGGAGAAGTCCTGGTTGAGCATCCAGTCAAGGATGTTGGCAATGTCAGACTTGAGGGGGTGGCCGGTGCAGGTGTAAACGGTCTCCTCCGTCACCTTGCCGAAGGCCATGGAGGTgctctggggaggaggaggaggcctgaGGAGGGAAGCGGCTCCCGGGGGACCAGCCCTTCCTCTGCGACTCcccccagggagcagggacaaCTGCTCCTGGCTTGCACAAGGTAACTAACGTTTGTGTCCGCTGGGGACGGCGGCGGCTGCAGGCGCAGCCCGTACCTGCAAGATATTCAGGGCTCGGCGCATATCGCCGCTCGAGAGGGTCACCAGAGCCTTCATCCCATCTTCCGTCACGTCCACCCTGGAAGATGAGGAGAACTGCAGCTGCTGCGTAGGGCAAGAGAGAGCCGAAGGACGGCCGGCTCCTGGGTACTAGCAACTGCCCCTGCCCAGGTAACACCCATCAGGGTGCCGGAGCGGCTTTGGGGCACGGCCCCGGCCTCCGTAACGCTCCCGCGGAGCCCGGGGGACAAGGCCGGGAGGTCAGAGCCCAGCACCAGCGCGGGCAGTGGCTGGTGCTGTTGGCTGTGAAGCTGGCGTGCAAGTTTGCAGCCGCCTCGGTAGTTATTTCACGCAAACATCTGGGCAGGCGACGGCAAGAAGTGGATGTTCTGCTTCAGAAACGCCAAAACCAACATTGTGACTTTTTGCAATGTTAAAACCTGTTTCTTTTTGGCAACGTCGCAACAAATTGCCCAGCAGCACTTGACTTCAAATGCAGCTGAAGCCTGAGGAGAGGGTTAAATACAAGATTGCGGCGACCCTGAAGGCTTTTTTGCCCTAAAGCAAGAATTAAAAACCAGCCGTTGGGTGAATTTTGCTCAAAACATGTGTTTCCATctggtccccccccaccccctggcatGCCGCTCGGTCCCCGCGCCCTCGGCTCACCTCTCCTCCTCGATGACGTGCTGCAGCCGGGGCACCATGAGCTCGGGGGTGAGAGGGCCGAAGCGGAAGCGCGTGCAGCGGGACTGCAGGGCAGGGATGATCTTGGAGAGGTAGTTGCAGATGAGGCAAAAGCGGGTGTTCTCGGTGAACTTCTCGATcactgtgaggaggaggcaggagagctgctccagcCGCGACGGAGGGCCTCGAGCGCGTCCCtcgcgggaggcggctgccggccACCTCCTCTTCCTAGCTGGAAGGGGCGCAAGGGGTCCCACCGCCCGACGCCGCTCACCTCGCCGTAGGGCGTTCTGGGCGTCCTGCGTCATGGCATCCGCTTCATCCAGGATCACCAGCTTGAAGCCTTTCCTGGAACAGAGAGAAAGGAGCTGGCTTCGCTCCCGCCTGCCTTTTAGAAGCTGCCGAGGTCGAGTCAAGCTGGACGCCGGAGAAAAGGAGCTGAGGGACCCCcacgcccagcccggccccagccgCAAGGCCCTGTTTGCACCCCCAGCTTCTTCGTAGGCCGCTCGGGCACAAAGCCCACGCCGGAGCCACATGCTTCCCTTGCAGAACCACCTCCCCTGCAGGGAAACGCGGCTTTGCCCACTTACTTAAAGATGGTCCTGGTGCTGGCGAAGCTCAGGATGGGCCCTCTGACTATGTCGATGCCTCTGTCGTCGGAGGCGTTCAGCTAGAGAGGGGCGGAAGGGGGGAAGAGCGGTGGCGGCCGGGGCTCTCTGCCTCCGTGCGCCGGCTCATCCCAGTGCCGCTGGCAGCCGAGCTGGGGCTCCCACCGgtgctcctgctcccagcccagcctggcaCTGCCTTGGCGCAGCACCGGAGAGGAAGATCCTCTTGGAAAGTCTCATTCCGGGCACTTGGTGGGAGCAATACCCACACCGGCCTCAGCGCCCGGAGTGAGAAAATGCAGGCGAGCGCCCGGCCGCCGGCACAGCGCTGCCTGCCCCGGCCCTCGCCCCGGAGCGGGGGGCGAAGGCAGCGGGATGCCGGGGCTGGAAAGCCCATCCGACTTGCCTCTAAAACCATGGAGTTGAATTCCCGGTCCTTGTAGAGCTGCCTGGCGCAGGCGAGGATGGTGGAGGTCTTGCCGGTGCCGGGAGGCCCGTAGaggaggagatgaggcaggcgGTCCTCGCGGATGAACTTCTGGactggggaaggggcaggagggcagggggagagcAGGCAGCGGCTGAGCAGCGCGCAGGGCAGGCAACAGCGGCCGGCCCCGCTGcaggcccccggcccccccggtgCTCGGCGCGGGACCCACCGGTGCTCAGGATGTCCTGGTGGGACACCAGGTCGCGCAGGGCCTGCGGGCGGTACTTCTCCACCCTAAGCACACACACACGGCGCTGAGAGGCGGCGGCCCCAGCGGAGGGAGCCCCGCGGAGGGAGCCCCGCGGAGGGagccccggcccgctccgctccgctcccccccccccggccccgcggtaCCAGGGCAGGttgcggccgcggccgcgctgctccgcgcccgcccgctccatgccgccgccgagcgccgccgccgccgccggagcccgcGCGAGCCCGGGGGAGGTGCCTGGGCGGCATCGCGagagcgcgcggggccgggggcggggccgggggcggggccgggggcggggccgggggcggggggcggggccgggggcggggggggcggagccggctccgcgctgccggggccgcgccgtGACCGCGGTCcgcgcgcggagccgggcgcctgCGTGCGCCAAAGCGAAGCGGCGCCGgggcttcggggggggggggcgcagcacTAGGGCTCCCCAAAGCGACCCCCCTGCTCCCCAAAGCGACCCCCCTGCTCCTCTCTTGGTGAATTCCCGGCGCTGGCCGTTGCCAAAGCGAAGCCGCGCCCGTGCTGTCGGCGGAAGCAGGGCCCTGGCGCCCACCCAAGCCAAGTCATTCCCTTGCTCTTGGAGCGCCTTTGGGCGGTAGGGCCTTCGCCCCACGCCTGCAGGACGGGCCACGGGGAGAGCCAGCGCGTTGCGCGGTTGCCCGAGCGCTGCGGGGCGGGAGACTCGGGCAGCGCTGTACAGTCGGTGCGCCCAACACGGTGCACGCGAGCAGCACCCTCCGGAGGTGGCTGGGAGACCCAGAGCGGGCGTCCCTCTCCCCGCTGCGTTCCCGCGCGCCACGGCAGCCTGAAGGTTCGGAGGTCTCTTTTTCTGGTTGAGCTTCAACTTGAGGAATCAGGCCCAGCTTCTGCTTCTTGGGCCGCCGACCTCCTCGGCTGCGTAACGGGGGTGTTTGCGCATGGTGCCGTGGGGCTCCCGGCTTTTCCTGGCGCCATAGCTGCGTTTTCTCGCCAGCATCGTCTCCAAACAAGGAGGGGGGTCCATGCTGTTTTAGGGTTGGCTTCGGCAAATGGCTCCTTCAAGAAGTCACTTTATGGGAAAAACAGTCTAATTTCATGGGTGGCAGGGTGCTCGGACAAAACCCGCTCTGCAACGAAAGGCTCCGGCTCAAATGGTCCAAACGCCGAGAGATAACGGAGAGCAATCCGTCGCCTAAGTAGGGATGGAGAGGAGATGTGAAGTACATCGAAAGGGGAAAAATTACTGCGGGAATCCTGCTGccagcaagggaagaaaaaacatgaaGCACTCCCGAACTAGTTATACGGAAAACCTGCAAAGCTGCCAGAGGGGAAACGGGAGAGCAGGAGCTTTAGCGGAGCGGCCAAAAGGGGTGGATCAGCTCTTGGAGAGGTGAGCAGGCAACTGCCAAACGGCACACTGGGCCACCGGCGTGCAAACACGTAATGTCATCCTCCAGCCCCCCAAATAGTGGGAAAACCTACAGCAGGATAACTGTGGCCGTTTCTCGCTGCGAGTGGGGCTGGGGCGGAAGACTGAAGCGAGACGGATCCGGGATGAACGACCGCTCGGCGTGGTCCTTGCTAAGGGGTGGCGCCCCCAACGCCTGCACCCGGTGGGATATAGGGATGTGCAAAGGGAAATAACCCCCGGTGAGGTGGGAGAGTGCGGAAGGGGAGGATCCGTTCGGTCCGAGCGTGGCAGAAGCGCCGTGTGGTCGTGCGAGCGGCCTCCGGCGCCGGAGTGCTGCCGGAGCAAGCAGAATTTGCTTCGGTCCGTAACAACATGCCAACGAAACTGCGGGTCTGTAGATGCCTTTAGCTGCAAACGTTTAGAATAAACGGTTAAATAGGCCGGACGCAGAAGCTAGCAGGCAATAGGATCCACAGGGGCTTCCGGAGACGGATCGTGACGATAAACCAGTGTCTTCCTCCCATAACCGGTTTTCCAAAGAAGGGAGCTGCGGTAGGTGCTCTCTGTGTGCAGCGCAGCAGAGCCTTGGGGCCACCCGTGAGCTTTGGCCAAGCTGGCCCAGGAGGGATGAAGAGGGATGAAGAGGAAGCAGGGATGTCCTGGCTGCTCCGGGGGGAAGGTGATGCCCAGCTTTGGGAGGGGCAAGCAGATGCAGTCCCCCGCGCGAGCCCGGTGGCACGTGGCTCCTACGTCCCTGAGCCGAACCTTGAAGCCGGATCGCGTTTCTCTCGCGTTGGCTGTGGAGCGCTATGAAGAAATCCGATTTTGCAATCCGCACCAAGCACCTAAACGCTAAATaatccacaggaaaaaaagcccTTGTCCTTGGGGCTCGCCGGGAGCACTAGGCGCCTGCCCGCAGCGTGGCAGAGCTGGGACGGAGCGCGGGCAAGGCAGCGCCCGCCTCGCGAGCTCcgtttttgtctttatttcttgCAACCGCACGAGGGAAAGCAAGAGATCGAAGCGGAGCTCAGCAAGCCTCATCTGTTCCTCTGGGCACGTGACGGCCGGGCCAGATGGCCCTCTGGATAGCGCGGAGGCTCCGCGGAGCACACGGGCTCCGGCCCACGGGGCGACCTGCAGCCAGCGCACGGCGCTCTGCAGCTTTGCGTGTTGTTAGCTTTGCCTGGGGCAAGCTCTTCTCCTTCAAAACCCACTTTTTCCAAgagttcctccctccctctgtaAATCTGGAACTCCAGAGTGGGCAAAATCTTTGGAGCGGCCGGGGGAAGGTTTCTGCTGGTTGCAAATGCATGCGCAAATCCGCAGCCGTATTTCTCCTGGGTGCTTTCAGCTATTTGCTGACCGCTGTCTAGGCTGGATTTACGGGACTGCCCTGTCTTGCTACAATAAACCCATGCGGTAAACCTCCTTTTTCCTTGATATCCCCTCTTATCCTGGCAAATGGCCAGCGGGTGAAGACGAGCCCGGGAGAAGCCCTTTCTGCACGGGCAGAGCATCCTTCTCCCTACGGGCGGCGGGAGAAAGAACCCGGCTTAACGCGCCTCCAGCAGCGCTGCGCTCGCAGCCCCGTAAGCAGAGCGGCCCGGGTGAGCTTAGCAGCTACGAGGGACGTTTGGTACAAACCGCTTGTGCCGGCAGCAACTTCTGTCGAAGAAATGGGGCGGCTGATGTTGCTGAGTAACGACGCGCACGTCTAGCCCGTTTACGAAAGCCAGACGCCGATAACGAAGGAAATGAATAATTCAAGCTGTCGGAGGCTGCCCATACAATAGAAAAACACGTGTTTTCTCATTGCTCTCGGGCCTCTTCTTGCAGCGGGGTTTGCAGCACGGGCTGGCTCCTGCTGCGGGGCTCGTGGGCGCAGCGAGGGGGCTCCTGGGGTTCGAGCAGACGCTcggtcctcaaagaggccaagcGGTGCAGCCCGCTCCAGCAATGCCATTGGGCATCGCCTAACTTGCAGCGCACAGCTTGTCCCACTGAACTCGCTGAGGTTTTTTTGCAGAGCAAAAATTCCCATCGGGCATTTCACTTTTGTtggctttctatttttttctttgcaccaCGGGTAGACCTGCTGTCCGAGTTGTGAGGCTCAGCAGTGCCTGCCGGGGGGTAGACCTGCTGCCCGAGTCGTgaggctcagcagcagctgcGAGGTGGG contains:
- the WSB2 gene encoding WD repeat and SOCS box-containing protein 2 — protein: MKASAEEPVLLAELKPGQPQQSDWKSSCETWSVAFSPDGAWFAWSQGHCIVKLIPWPLEEAELDCKTLDRKSHGSKAEARSRGGAKEKTLECGQIVWGLAFSSWPAADAADLDGTCALGLSCLILATGLNDGQIKVWEVQTGHLLFSLLGHQDVVRDLSFAPNGSLILVSASRDKTLRVWDLSRDGRQVQVLAGHVQWVYCCSISPDCSMLCSAAGEKSALLWSMRSYTLIRRLEGHQSSVVSCDFSPDSALLVTASYDACVIMWDPYTGEQLRTLRHVPLHSVLDYSSDVHTSSLRSVCFSPEGLYLATVADDRLLRIWALELRSPVAFAPMTNGLCCMYFPHGGFIATGTRDGHVQFWTAPRVLSSLKHLCRKALRTFLTTYQVLALPIPRKLKEFLTYRTF
- the RFC5 gene encoding replication factor C subunit 5 isoform X2, with translation MVLELNASDDRGIDIVRGPILSFASTRTIFKKGFKLVILDEADAMTQDAQNALRRVIEKFTENTRFCLICNYLSKIIPALQSRCTRFRFGPLTPELMVPRLQHVIEEERVDVTEDGMKALVTLSSGDMRRALNILQSTSMAFGKVTEETVYTCTGHPLKSDIANILDWMLNQDFSTAYRKITELKTLKGLALHDILTEIHLFVHRVDFPPSVRIQLLIKMAEIEYRLAAGTSEKIQLSSLIAAFQVTRDLIVAEA
- the RFC5 gene encoding replication factor C subunit 5 isoform X1 encodes the protein MERAGAEQRGRGRNLPWVEKYRPQALRDLVSHQDILSTVQKFIREDRLPHLLLYGPPGTGKTSTILACARQLYKDREFNSMVLELNASDDRGIDIVRGPILSFASTRTIFKKGFKLVILDEADAMTQDAQNALRRVIEKFTENTRFCLICNYLSKIIPALQSRCTRFRFGPLTPELMVPRLQHVIEEERVDVTEDGMKALVTLSSGDMRRALNILQSTSMAFGKVTEETVYTCTGHPLKSDIANILDWMLNQDFSTAYRKITELKTLKGLALHDILTEIHLFVHRVDFPPSVRIQLLIKMAEIEYRLAAGTSEKIQLSSLIAAFQVTRDLIVAEA